Proteins encoded by one window of Chondromyces crocatus:
- a CDS encoding MutS-related protein, with product MAHRAPWLVAPRLGLAIPRTSMTQPPAATRPIPDLLSPRASIRLDLVELRQDLVFAFATRGEQDTFERVLGDTKLPASRWDRACFGRDLFLEELVQRALPVRIDGRTYAPNLTYLLRVITSPPEDLEVVGFRRAIFEELVEREPLRRELEQTYLAITKLRQMLCAGRLATARGRRLEILRAAHGAFTTLANAFEGASSGLARLRAFGEAVRASPVFERLDALLDHEQHLGTLDVRVRVGADGELRSFHIVAIRENRDNPFYTSPIARFFSRLRLFFRGFRLNGDEVAEGLLDDVFTGLEEPLALLFQVHGDIEFYLAGLGLRDLARSKNLDVCLPELVPSGEGGMDIEGLFNPLLLRGRSSPVPCTLRTVAFGSVVIVTGPNSGGKTRLLQAIALTQLLGQAGMFVPARRARLPLVSGLFVSLIEEARADQPEGQLGMELLRIRRMFEEISMGALVLLDELCSGTNPSEGEEIARLVISLLPEVEAQTFITTHLLQLAEHLAAERPIAQMEFLQVELDAREQPTYGFVPGVARSSLAHKTAARLGVTRDELLALIATKRYTGTHRVDVPVPHEPR from the coding sequence GTGGCACATCGAGCGCCGTGGCTCGTCGCTCCGCGCCTCGGGCTGGCGATCCCCCGTACCTCCATGACCCAGCCACCCGCCGCAACACGGCCCATCCCCGATCTCCTCTCCCCGCGGGCCTCGATCCGGCTCGATCTCGTCGAGCTGCGCCAGGACCTGGTGTTCGCGTTCGCCACCCGGGGCGAGCAAGACACCTTCGAGCGGGTGCTCGGAGACACCAAGCTGCCAGCCTCGCGCTGGGACCGTGCTTGCTTCGGACGTGACCTCTTCCTCGAAGAGCTCGTCCAGCGGGCGCTGCCCGTGCGCATCGACGGACGCACCTACGCCCCCAACCTGACCTACCTGCTGCGGGTGATCACCTCGCCCCCGGAGGACCTCGAGGTCGTGGGCTTCCGCCGCGCCATCTTCGAGGAGCTGGTCGAACGCGAGCCCCTGCGACGCGAGCTGGAGCAGACCTACCTCGCCATCACCAAGCTGCGGCAGATGCTCTGCGCCGGCCGCCTGGCCACGGCGCGGGGTCGCCGGCTGGAGATCCTCCGCGCAGCGCACGGCGCGTTCACCACCCTGGCCAACGCCTTCGAGGGAGCCAGCTCCGGCCTCGCGCGCCTGCGCGCCTTCGGGGAGGCCGTGCGCGCCTCCCCTGTTTTCGAGCGCCTGGACGCCCTGCTCGACCACGAGCAGCACCTCGGTACCCTGGACGTGCGGGTACGCGTCGGCGCGGATGGTGAGCTGCGCAGCTTCCACATCGTCGCGATCCGCGAGAACCGCGACAACCCCTTCTACACATCGCCCATCGCGCGCTTCTTCAGCCGCCTCCGGCTGTTCTTCCGCGGCTTCCGGCTCAATGGCGACGAGGTCGCCGAGGGACTGCTCGACGATGTGTTCACCGGCCTGGAAGAGCCGCTGGCACTCCTTTTCCAGGTACACGGGGACATCGAGTTCTACCTGGCTGGCCTCGGCCTCCGGGATCTCGCCCGCAGCAAGAACCTCGACGTGTGCTTGCCGGAGCTCGTGCCCTCTGGCGAGGGTGGCATGGACATCGAGGGGCTCTTCAACCCCCTGCTCCTCCGAGGCCGCTCGAGTCCAGTGCCGTGCACGCTGCGCACGGTCGCCTTCGGCTCGGTGGTCATCGTCACGGGCCCGAACTCGGGCGGCAAGACGAGGCTGCTCCAGGCCATCGCCCTCACGCAGCTCCTCGGGCAAGCCGGCATGTTCGTGCCCGCACGGCGAGCACGGCTCCCGCTCGTTTCGGGGCTCTTCGTCTCCCTCATCGAGGAAGCGCGCGCCGACCAGCCAGAGGGCCAGCTCGGGATGGAGCTGCTCAGGATCCGGCGCATGTTCGAGGAGATCTCCATGGGCGCCCTCGTCCTGCTCGACGAGCTGTGCTCCGGGACCAACCCTTCCGAAGGCGAGGAGATCGCACGCCTCGTGATCTCCCTCCTGCCGGAAGTCGAAGCGCAGACGTTCATCACCACCCACCTCCTCCAGCTCGCCGAGCACCTGGCCGCCGAGCGACCCATCGCGCAGATGGAGTTCTTGCAGGTGGAACTCGACGCGCGCGAGCAGCCCACCTACGGCTTCGTCCCTGGCGTCGCCCGCAGCTCCCTCGCCCACAAGACGGCAGCTCGGCTCGGCGTCACGCGCGACGAGCTGCTCGCGCTGATCGCCACCAAGCGGTATACCGGCACACACCGTGTCGACGTCCCCGTCCCCCACGAGCCCCGCTGA
- a CDS encoding GMC family oxidoreductase, which yields MSTSPSPTSPADLVVVGAGAAGAVIASRVTERADREVLLLEAGPDYIDTGEPGRLPPDLVDGGRNSWRQHDWGYRHRPTPSQILFVFPRGRVVGGSSAVNTCIALRPKPYDLDEWAALGLSDWSWERCLPYFRRLEDDRDFDTPWHGRGGPVPIRRHPPEELVTFQAAFVEAARALGYPALTDTNDPALDGGVGPHAMNKIDGVRMSAARCYLTPAVRERPGLHLSARTVVRRVVFHNQRVEAVEIERDGRIERIATRKVVLSAGAIATPGILLRSGVGPRDEVARLGVELVADVPAVGAKLLDHPGAALFLLPRGRFCRTTDPLIQTVLRYTSMDSPHPLDMLVQPGSYVPIHPRLNLPLFSIMCCVGKPRGHGTLRFLSADAKAGPHIDSKLLVNRDDHAKAVEAMMLARELAGTAPIRRLARPLWPGARTLADRARIGAWIHRSCDSGYHPCGTVPMGPEGDLAAAVDGRGRVRGVDGLIVADASLMPTIPSVNTHLTTLMIGERFGEWLRDGAL from the coding sequence GTGTCGACGTCCCCGTCCCCCACGAGCCCCGCTGATCTCGTCGTCGTGGGCGCCGGTGCAGCGGGCGCCGTCATCGCCTCACGGGTGACCGAGCGCGCGGACCGTGAGGTCCTGCTCCTCGAAGCCGGCCCCGACTACATCGATACCGGCGAGCCAGGACGGCTTCCCCCGGATCTCGTCGATGGCGGTCGGAACTCGTGGCGCCAGCACGACTGGGGCTACCGCCACCGGCCCACGCCGAGCCAGATACTGTTCGTCTTCCCCCGCGGCCGGGTGGTCGGCGGCAGCTCGGCGGTCAACACCTGCATCGCCCTCCGACCCAAGCCCTACGACCTCGACGAGTGGGCGGCGCTCGGTCTCTCCGACTGGAGCTGGGAACGCTGCCTCCCGTACTTCCGTCGCCTGGAGGACGATCGCGATTTCGACACGCCCTGGCATGGCCGCGGAGGCCCGGTCCCCATCCGCCGCCACCCGCCGGAGGAGCTGGTGACCTTCCAGGCCGCCTTCGTGGAGGCCGCCCGCGCCCTCGGCTACCCCGCCCTCACCGACACCAACGACCCGGCCCTCGACGGCGGCGTGGGCCCGCACGCGATGAACAAGATCGACGGCGTCCGCATGAGCGCCGCGCGCTGCTACCTGACCCCCGCCGTGCGCGAGCGCCCTGGCCTGCACCTCTCGGCCCGCACCGTGGTGCGGCGCGTGGTCTTCCACAACCAGCGCGTCGAGGCCGTGGAGATCGAGCGCGACGGCCGCATCGAGCGCATCGCCACCCGGAAGGTCGTCCTCTCGGCGGGCGCGATCGCGACACCAGGCATCCTGCTCCGCAGCGGCGTGGGGCCGCGCGACGAGGTGGCGCGCCTCGGCGTCGAGCTGGTGGCGGACGTACCGGCGGTGGGTGCGAAGCTCCTCGACCACCCGGGTGCCGCGCTCTTCCTGCTCCCCCGCGGTCGATTCTGCCGGACCACCGACCCTTTGATCCAGACGGTCCTTCGCTACACCTCGATGGACAGCCCCCACCCGCTCGACATGCTGGTGCAGCCCGGCTCGTACGTCCCGATCCACCCTCGCCTCAACCTGCCGCTCTTCAGCATCATGTGCTGCGTCGGCAAGCCGCGAGGCCACGGCACGCTGCGCTTCCTCAGCGCCGACGCCAAGGCTGGCCCCCACATCGACTCGAAGCTGCTCGTGAACCGCGACGACCACGCGAAGGCCGTCGAGGCGATGATGCTCGCCCGCGAACTCGCCGGCACCGCCCCCATCCGCCGCCTCGCGCGCCCCCTCTGGCCTGGCGCACGCACGCTCGCCGATCGCGCCCGCATTGGTGCCTGGATCCACCGGAGCTGCGACTCCGGCTACCACCCTTGCGGAACCGTCCCGATGGGCCCTGAAGGCGATCTCGCAGCGGCCGTCGACGGCCGAGGGCGGGTCCGCGGCGTCGACGGCCTGATCGTGGCCGACGCCAGCTTGATGCCCACCATCCCCAGCGTGAACACCCACCTCACCACGCTGATGATCGGCGAGCGCTTCGGCGAGTGGCTGCGCGACGGAGCGCTTTAG
- a CDS encoding zinc-binding dehydrogenase, with protein MQTEAIVINRHGGPEVLERQTIELPEPGPREVRVRVHAVSINHLDLWTRRGGPAFKLQFPHRLGSDIAGVVDALGPGARGATVGQRVMVSPGLSCGVCRACTAGRDNLCRSYRILGENTQGGYARHVNVPDQNLLPIGDTLGFPEAAAAPLVTLTAWQMAFHKAQLRPGQTVVVHAAGSGVSTILIQLAKLIGARVIATTGSPEKVERARALGADEVIDTSKSAYVPEIKRLTGKAGADVIFDHLGGTFLEQAVAAAAWGGRIVTCGATAGFDVKLDMRQIFFRQVEILGSTMGSKGDLAEALPLLLSGRLRAPVDRVVPLWEARAAHEALEARQVFGKVILAVD; from the coding sequence ATGCAGACCGAAGCGATCGTGATCAACCGTCACGGCGGCCCCGAGGTGCTGGAGAGGCAGACGATCGAGCTGCCCGAGCCCGGCCCGCGTGAGGTCCGCGTCCGGGTCCACGCGGTGTCCATCAACCACCTCGACCTGTGGACCCGACGCGGAGGCCCCGCCTTCAAGCTCCAGTTCCCGCACCGCCTCGGCTCCGACATCGCCGGGGTCGTGGATGCCCTCGGCCCCGGGGCGCGGGGCGCGACCGTCGGCCAGCGGGTCATGGTCTCTCCAGGCCTCTCCTGCGGCGTCTGCCGCGCTTGCACCGCCGGCCGCGACAACCTCTGCCGCAGCTACCGCATCCTCGGCGAGAACACCCAGGGGGGCTACGCCCGCCACGTCAACGTCCCCGACCAGAACCTCCTCCCCATCGGCGACACCCTCGGCTTCCCCGAGGCCGCCGCGGCGCCGCTCGTCACCCTGACCGCCTGGCAGATGGCCTTCCACAAGGCCCAGCTACGGCCCGGGCAGACCGTGGTGGTCCATGCCGCCGGCAGCGGCGTCTCCACCATCCTCATCCAGCTCGCCAAGCTCATCGGCGCCCGGGTCATCGCCACCACCGGCTCACCCGAGAAGGTCGAGCGCGCGCGGGCCCTCGGCGCCGACGAGGTCATCGACACGTCGAAGAGCGCTTACGTCCCCGAGATCAAGCGCCTCACGGGCAAGGCGGGCGCCGACGTCATCTTCGACCACCTCGGCGGCACCTTCCTGGAGCAGGCCGTCGCCGCCGCCGCCTGGGGGGGACGCATCGTCACCTGCGGCGCCACCGCGGGCTTCGACGTGAAGCTCGACATGCGGCAGATCTTCTTCCGCCAGGTCGAGATCCTCGGATCGACCATGGGCAGCAAGGGCGACCTCGCCGAGGCCCTCCCACTCCTCCTCTCGGGCCGCCTCCGCGCCCCCGTCGACCGCGTCGTCCCCCTCTGGGAAGCCCGCGCCGCCCACGAGGCGCTGGAAGCCCGCCAGGTGTTCGGGAAGGTCATCCTCGCCGTGGACTGA
- a CDS encoding vWA domain-containing protein: MFVELLYELRARKVPVGAQEAVALARALVAGVHESSLDGFYHVARAMLVHSEAHLDDFDLAFAKTFKGVAVEAKQLTEELLSWLKNPYTMRELSEEEKANIERLDLEEVLRRFEERLREQKERHDGGNRWIGTGGTSPFGNNGYHPDGISVGGQGKGGRGGAMRTADARKYRPYRSDLVLDVRQIEVALRKLRAFVREGGEHELDIEGTIDATARNAGELEVVTRPPRRPNTRVILMMDVGGSMDPYAALMSQVFSAAKRATHWKELRTYYFHNCIYGKVYRTEGMLDPVSVRDLLRECGPHYKLVLVGDASMAPYELLGSSGWGDEGRMPGIAWLGMLREHFDRAVWLNPDGVGPIAHPTVDAIRTVFPMFAMTLEGLGDAVAELIRGGRKA, encoded by the coding sequence ATGTTCGTCGAGCTGCTCTACGAGCTGCGGGCCCGCAAGGTGCCCGTGGGAGCGCAGGAGGCGGTGGCGCTGGCGCGGGCGCTCGTGGCGGGGGTGCACGAGTCGTCGCTCGACGGCTTCTACCACGTGGCCAGGGCGATGCTGGTGCACTCGGAGGCGCACCTGGACGACTTCGATCTGGCCTTCGCCAAGACCTTCAAGGGGGTGGCGGTGGAGGCCAAGCAGCTCACCGAGGAGCTGCTCTCCTGGCTGAAGAACCCGTACACGATGCGGGAGCTGTCCGAGGAGGAGAAGGCGAACATCGAGCGGCTCGATCTGGAAGAGGTGCTGCGCCGCTTCGAGGAGCGGCTGCGCGAGCAGAAGGAGCGGCACGACGGAGGCAACCGCTGGATCGGGACGGGCGGGACGTCGCCGTTCGGCAACAACGGCTACCACCCGGATGGGATCTCGGTGGGCGGTCAGGGCAAGGGCGGCCGGGGTGGCGCGATGCGCACCGCGGACGCGCGGAAATACCGGCCTTACCGGAGCGATCTGGTGCTCGACGTGCGGCAGATCGAGGTGGCGCTGCGCAAGCTGCGGGCGTTCGTGCGCGAAGGCGGCGAACACGAGCTGGACATCGAGGGCACCATCGACGCGACGGCGCGCAACGCAGGCGAGCTGGAGGTGGTGACCCGGCCGCCGCGGCGCCCGAACACGCGGGTGATCCTGATGATGGACGTGGGCGGGTCGATGGATCCGTACGCGGCGCTGATGTCGCAGGTCTTCAGCGCGGCGAAACGGGCGACGCACTGGAAGGAGCTGCGCACCTACTACTTCCACAACTGCATCTACGGAAAGGTCTACCGGACGGAGGGGATGCTCGACCCCGTCTCGGTGCGCGACCTGCTGCGCGAGTGCGGACCGCACTACAAGCTGGTGCTGGTGGGGGACGCGTCGATGGCGCCTTACGAGCTGCTCGGCAGCTCGGGCTGGGGCGACGAGGGGCGGATGCCGGGGATCGCCTGGCTGGGGATGCTGCGCGAGCACTTCGACCGGGCGGTGTGGCTGAATCCGGATGGAGTGGGGCCGATCGCGCACCCGACGGTGGACGCGATCCGGACGGTGTTCCCGATGTTCGCGATGACGCTGGAGGGGCTCGGCGACGCGGTGGCGGAGCTGATCCGGGGCGGCCGGAAGGCGTGA
- a CDS encoding AAA family ATPase, whose amino-acid sequence MTDFRRFRGTERYLTNESLEAAVNCALVLERPLLVKGEPGTGKTLLAESIAEGLGLELLPWHVKSTTRAQDGLYVYDTVQRLYDSRFGDGDVRDIKRYIKLGPLGRAFASPKRVVLLIDEVDKADLEFPNDLLHELDRMRFRVVETGEEVVAQQRPVVVITSNNEKELPDAFLRRCVFHFIDFPEPEFMRQIVRVHHPDLEASLADQAMRAFYELRANTKLRKRPSTSELIDWISVLRKAGIAEVKLDKSMPFLGALLKKEQDLVALADQLAGGRRYRS is encoded by the coding sequence ATGACGGACTTCCGCCGCTTCCGCGGCACCGAACGCTATCTCACCAACGAATCGCTCGAGGCTGCCGTCAACTGTGCGCTCGTCCTCGAGCGTCCGCTGCTGGTCAAGGGGGAGCCCGGCACGGGCAAGACGTTGCTCGCCGAGTCCATCGCCGAAGGGCTGGGGCTGGAGCTTCTGCCCTGGCACGTGAAGAGCACCACGCGGGCGCAGGACGGGCTCTACGTGTACGACACGGTGCAGCGCCTCTACGACTCGCGCTTCGGCGACGGGGATGTGCGCGACATCAAGCGGTACATCAAGCTCGGGCCGCTGGGGCGCGCGTTCGCCTCGCCGAAGCGGGTGGTGCTGCTCATCGACGAGGTGGACAAGGCCGACCTGGAGTTCCCGAACGATCTGCTCCACGAGCTGGATCGGATGCGGTTCCGGGTGGTGGAGACGGGGGAGGAGGTCGTCGCGCAGCAGCGGCCGGTGGTGGTGATCACCAGCAACAACGAGAAGGAGCTGCCGGACGCCTTCCTGCGGCGGTGCGTGTTCCACTTCATCGACTTCCCGGAGCCGGAGTTCATGCGGCAGATCGTGCGGGTCCATCACCCGGATCTGGAGGCATCGCTTGCGGACCAGGCGATGCGGGCGTTCTACGAGCTGCGGGCGAACACGAAGCTGCGCAAGCGACCGTCGACGAGCGAGCTGATCGACTGGATCTCGGTGCTGCGAAAGGCAGGGATCGCCGAGGTGAAGCTCGACAAGTCGATGCCGTTCCTGGGGGCGCTGCTGAAGAAGGAGCAGGACCTCGTGGCACTCGCCGATCAGCTCGCCGGCGGGCGGCGCTACCGGTCGTAA
- a CDS encoding phospholipase D-like domain-containing protein — MLRAIARAERTVCLETYILRSDRTGERFAEALAERAAAGVEVNLLYDAWGSSVSAAYIADLRAAGVRTVAFRPFAVNTPFEKFARRNHRKILVVDSYVGVTGGMNIADDYASPEDGGAGWRDTQLLLEGPAAAELQYLFLRTWRRSGGPPLDDRRYGVEGRRADPQVRIVGTGLPRRRRWVRDEYRHAIDRSTRRLWITNAYFLPPLRMIHAINEAARRGVDVRVMVAGTTDVPAVLFASRGIYGRMLKAGVKLYEWRGRVLHAKTAVIDGRWSTVGSSNLDAQSLRKNLEVNAIVEDERFAAAVERMFLEDLGSCEEITEKQWRKRSLLERAASWTAYLAREWL; from the coding sequence ATGCTGCGCGCGATCGCACGCGCGGAGCGCACGGTCTGCCTGGAGACGTACATCCTGCGGAGCGATCGCACGGGGGAACGCTTTGCCGAGGCGCTGGCGGAGCGGGCAGCTGCCGGGGTCGAGGTGAACCTGCTCTACGATGCGTGGGGCTCGTCGGTGTCCGCGGCGTACATCGCGGATCTGCGGGCTGCCGGGGTGCGGACGGTGGCGTTCCGGCCCTTCGCGGTGAACACGCCGTTCGAGAAGTTCGCCCGGCGGAACCACCGCAAGATCCTGGTGGTGGACAGCTACGTGGGCGTCACCGGCGGGATGAACATCGCCGACGATTACGCTTCGCCGGAGGATGGGGGCGCCGGGTGGCGGGACACACAGCTCCTCCTGGAGGGGCCAGCGGCGGCGGAGCTTCAGTACCTGTTCCTGCGGACATGGCGCCGATCCGGAGGGCCGCCGCTCGATGATCGGCGGTACGGCGTCGAGGGGCGCCGGGCGGATCCCCAGGTGCGGATCGTGGGGACGGGGCTGCCGCGACGGAGGCGGTGGGTGCGCGACGAGTACCGGCACGCGATCGATCGGTCGACGCGCCGGCTGTGGATCACCAACGCGTACTTTCTGCCGCCGCTCAGGATGATCCACGCGATCAACGAGGCGGCCCGCCGGGGGGTGGACGTGCGGGTGATGGTCGCGGGGACCACCGACGTGCCCGCGGTGCTGTTCGCGTCGCGGGGGATCTACGGGCGCATGCTGAAGGCGGGGGTGAAGCTCTACGAGTGGCGGGGGCGGGTGCTGCACGCGAAGACGGCGGTCATCGATGGGCGCTGGTCCACGGTGGGGTCGTCGAACCTCGATGCGCAGTCGCTCCGCAAGAACCTCGAGGTGAACGCCATCGTGGAGGACGAGCGCTTCGCGGCGGCGGTGGAGCGCATGTTCCTCGAGGATCTGGGGTCGTGCGAGGAGATCACCGAGAAGCAGTGGCGGAAGCGATCGTTGCTGGAGCGAGCGGCCTCCTGGACGGCCTACCTGGCGCGAGAGTGGCTATGA
- a CDS encoding biopolymer transporter ExbD, whose product MGGVDVGGSSEKRPTNTDINMIPFIDLLMVTITFLLLTAVWVTNSRMEVNAQVPALEGCGESCPKENPATLHVHLDDDTFTLAWKEGAVLVSENKLPKQSIQVGKDGMTAIRYPGLADAIRSEWQRAGAHRDATDRKLDQAVLHTANGTPFSEVVAALDAINAARREMALADGSRIEVAAFSTTFAAR is encoded by the coding sequence ATGGGTGGCGTCGACGTGGGCGGCAGCTCCGAGAAGCGGCCGACGAATACAGACATCAACATGATCCCCTTCATCGACCTCTTGATGGTGACCATCACCTTCCTGCTCCTCACCGCCGTGTGGGTCACCAACTCCCGCATGGAGGTCAACGCGCAGGTCCCGGCACTGGAAGGGTGCGGCGAGAGCTGCCCCAAGGAGAACCCTGCCACGCTCCACGTCCACCTCGACGACGACACCTTCACCCTCGCGTGGAAGGAAGGCGCCGTCCTGGTGAGCGAGAACAAGCTTCCGAAGCAATCCATCCAGGTCGGCAAGGACGGCATGACCGCCATCCGCTATCCCGGGCTGGCCGACGCCATCCGGAGCGAGTGGCAGCGCGCTGGCGCGCACCGCGACGCCACCGACCGCAAGCTCGATCAAGCCGTCCTCCACACCGCCAACGGCACCCCGTTCAGCGAGGTCGTCGCAGCGCTCGACGCCATCAATGCCGCCCGCCGCGAGATGGCTCTCGCCGACGGCAGCCGCATCGAGGTCGCGGCGTTCAGCACCACCTTCGCAGCGCGTTGA
- a CDS encoding formate dehydrogenase accessory sulfurtransferase FdhD, whose protein sequence is MVSRENTSNTLERSDVFLRERVQEPSHAQRDVPTREEPLEIRVDGEPVALTLRTPGADEELALGFLCCEGVIRSLDDVMGTTPGRVAGPDGERDMIDVTSAPNVDLDIERALDSRRFTVLHAVCGRHPPSPRAIPTGALVQGPTLSTATIAGCAVRFGHIFTGEPRFRGLEVVAAFSVDGEFLSAHADIGRPNAADKVIGELLRQRRLGSGARALSDSERPAVLAVNGSPSFELVQKTAAARIPVIVSDSPGSALTVGLAVALRVTLVTLGRDGSLRIYSCPERLGEPLTPALSA, encoded by the coding sequence ATGGTGTCGCGGGAAAACACGAGCAACACCCTGGAGCGCTCGGACGTGTTTCTGAGAGAGCGGGTGCAGGAGCCGTCGCACGCCCAGCGTGATGTCCCGACCCGGGAGGAGCCGCTCGAGATCCGCGTGGATGGCGAGCCGGTCGCCTTGACGCTGCGGACGCCAGGAGCCGACGAGGAGCTGGCGCTCGGGTTTCTCTGCTGCGAGGGGGTCATCCGCTCGCTCGACGACGTGATGGGCACCACGCCGGGCCGCGTTGCCGGTCCGGACGGCGAGCGGGACATGATCGACGTCACCTCGGCGCCCAACGTCGATCTCGACATCGAGCGTGCCCTCGACAGCCGGCGCTTCACGGTCCTGCACGCGGTCTGTGGCCGACATCCTCCCAGCCCGCGGGCGATCCCGACCGGTGCGCTCGTCCAGGGGCCCACGCTGTCGACCGCGACGATCGCCGGGTGCGCCGTCCGCTTCGGCCACATCTTCACGGGCGAGCCGCGGTTCCGGGGCCTCGAGGTCGTGGCCGCCTTCAGCGTCGACGGCGAGTTCCTCTCGGCGCACGCCGACATCGGCCGCCCCAATGCCGCCGACAAAGTGATCGGTGAGCTGCTGCGTCAGCGCCGCCTCGGCAGCGGCGCCCGCGCCCTGTCCGACAGCGAGCGCCCCGCGGTGCTGGCGGTGAACGGGTCGCCGAGCTTCGAGCTGGTCCAGAAGACGGCCGCCGCGCGCATCCCGGTGATCGTGAGCGACTCGCCCGGCAGTGCCCTCACCGTGGGTCTCGCCGTCGCCTTGCGCGTCACGCTCGTCACGCTGGGCCGCGACGGCTCGCTTCGCATCTACTCCTGCCCCGAGCGCCTCGGTGAGCCGCTCACCCCGGCACTGAGCGCTTGA